From a region of the Bacteroidota bacterium genome:
- a CDS encoding YCF48-related protein, producing MLTRFLRPLLTAYFQYDTYNQTAMLSIKMNNIFKSFICFLLINTLLILNCYAQWNWQNPKPQRNSLCGIFFIDEMSGWAVGIKGTIINTEDGGLTWNVRDSGSDIDFNSVFFIDSVHGWIVGDSGLILHTDNGGLEWEEQNSGYSHNLYALFFTDSSIGWIVGHNNLIIHTIDGGINWETQYVYDHNDRFLHSVYFVTPMIGYVVGGLISEIQGGWIWDTNNGGETWNHSYGTLEEPLYSVYFTDQNNGWAVGSKLLILHTDDGGYSWDQQHIITNPLLLTSVCFNDSNNGIAVGDNGMIFFTNDGGQNWGEQSEEFEINLHSIHYVNSQKAIAVGRDGQMTKTDDGGNSWKSISYATTNFLSSVCFIDPLNGWTVGGLDMILHSTDGGNTWINQINQNNNDYIPLRSIYLHSVYFIDEYNGWAVGYSGTIIHTNDGGLNWETQSCPIGTLELEDVLFIDKNKGWILSDHWLLYTNDGGNLWQTTYYENNGFSSIYFLDSQNGWITGYFFLLHTNDGGFSWAEQNIPEGFAAGIVFFTDSLRGWIGGHLDGYSDLIHTTDGGETWEFVDTCFEYIYIKSIFFSDPSNGWVIGRYGNIFRTFDGGNSWEIQFDEENLWFKSASFTDEENGWVVGDHGVILHTNNGGLVWSQQKEPVEQFEVSNFPNPSTGVSSIELTLPHSSLVLIELFDNYGRKVYDVINEKRETGVQYIKLDCNGLAKGVYFYRVVIEKQSVTKKIILI from the coding sequence ATGCTGACCAGATTTCTCAGGCCACTTTTAACTGCATATTTTCAGTATGATACATATAATCAAACAGCAATGCTATCAATTAAAATGAATAATATTTTTAAAAGTTTCATTTGCTTTTTATTGATTAATACATTATTGATACTGAACTGCTATGCTCAGTGGAATTGGCAGAACCCTAAACCGCAAAGAAATAGTCTATGTGGAATTTTTTTTATTGACGAAATGTCAGGTTGGGCAGTTGGAATTAAGGGTACAATAATTAATACAGAAGATGGTGGCTTGACTTGGAATGTCAGGGATAGTGGATCAGACATAGATTTCAATTCTGTTTTTTTTATAGATAGTGTTCATGGATGGATTGTGGGAGATAGTGGACTCATTTTACATACTGATAATGGAGGATTAGAATGGGAAGAACAAAATAGTGGTTATTCCCATAATCTTTATGCATTATTCTTTACTGACTCATCCATCGGATGGATTGTTGGACATAATAATTTAATTATTCATACTATAGATGGTGGTATTAACTGGGAGACTCAATATGTCTACGATCATAATGATAGATTTCTTCATTCAGTCTATTTCGTTACTCCGATGATCGGCTATGTAGTTGGGGGTTTAATATCTGAAATCCAAGGCGGCTGGATATGGGATACAAATAATGGAGGTGAAACGTGGAATCATAGTTATGGGACATTGGAAGAGCCCTTATACTCTGTATATTTCACCGATCAAAATAATGGATGGGCAGTAGGATCCAAACTTTTAATTCTACATACAGACGATGGAGGTTATAGCTGGGATCAGCAACATATAATTACAAATCCCCTTTTACTTACTTCCGTTTGTTTTAATGATTCTAATAATGGGATTGCTGTCGGCGATAATGGAATGATTTTTTTTACCAACGATGGAGGACAAAACTGGGGGGAACAATCCGAAGAATTTGAAATTAATCTTCATTCGATACATTACGTCAACTCACAAAAGGCAATTGCTGTTGGTAGGGATGGACAAATGACTAAAACAGATGATGGCGGAAATAGTTGGAAATCTATAAGTTATGCAACAACAAATTTTTTATCGTCAGTTTGTTTTATTGATCCTCTCAATGGCTGGACAGTGGGAGGATTGGATATGATATTACATTCTACGGATGGTGGAAATACATGGATTAATCAAATTAATCAAAATAATAATGATTATATACCATTACGTTCGATTTATTTACATTCAGTTTATTTTATTGATGAATATAATGGTTGGGCAGTTGGTTACTCGGGAACAATTATTCATACAAATGATGGAGGATTAAATTGGGAAACACAAAGTTGTCCTATTGGTACTCTTGAATTAGAAGATGTCCTTTTTATTGACAAAAATAAGGGCTGGATCTTATCTGATCATTGGTTGTTGTATACTAATGATGGAGGGAATTTATGGCAGACAACATATTATGAAAATAATGGTTTCAGTTCAATTTATTTTCTTGATTCACAAAACGGATGGATTACAGGCTATTTTTTCCTTTTACACACTAATGACGGCGGGTTTTCATGGGCAGAACAAAATATTCCAGAAGGTTTTGCAGCTGGAATAGTCTTTTTTACTGATTCTTTGAGAGGATGGATTGGCGGACACTTGGATGGATATTCAGATCTGATACATACCACCGATGGTGGTGAGACCTGGGAATTCGTGGATACTTGTTTTGAATATATATACATTAAATCAATATTTTTCAGTGATCCCTCTAATGGTTGGGTTATTGGCCGTTATGGCAATATTTTTCGGACTTTTGATGGTGGAAATAGTTGGGAAATTCAGTTTGATGAGGAAAATCTCTGGTTTAAATCTGCTTCATTTACTGACGAAGAAAATGGCTGGGTAGTTGGGGATCATGGTGTGATTCTACATACAAATAATGGCGGTTTAGTTTGGTCTCAACAAAAAGAACCAGTGGAACAATTCGAAGTATCCAATTTCCCGAATCCTAGCACAGGAGTATCTTCAATTGAATTAACACTACCTCATTCTTCACTTGTTTTAATTGAATTATTCGATAATTATGGAAGGAAGGTTTATGATGTTATTAATGAGAAAAGAGAAACAGGAGTCCAATACATAAAACTAGATTGCAATGGATTAGCAAAGGGTGTATATTTTTATCGTGTAGTAATTGAAAAGCAATCTGTTACAAAAAAGATTATCTTGATATAA
- the nfo gene encoding deoxyribonuclease IV has protein sequence MKYVGAHVSTSGGVEFAPVNAYEIGAKAFALFTKNQRQWFSKPLTPENISLFRSNCEKYGYKPAHILPHDSYLINLGSPDPAGLDQSRKAFLDEMQRCEQLGLDRLNFHPGSHLNKITEEQCLVTVADSINFALNKTKGVTAVIENTAGQGTNVGFTFEQIRFIIDHVYDKSRVGVCFDTCHAYSAGYNIKSPEGYQKTWEKFDAVIGLSYMRGMHLNDTKKEFASHVDRHDNIGVGLLGEELFRRIMNDPRFNDLPLILETPDETKWIEEIKMLYSF, from the coding sequence ATGAAATATGTCGGCGCCCACGTCAGCACTTCCGGAGGGGTAGAATTTGCACCTGTCAATGCCTATGAAATTGGTGCAAAAGCCTTCGCCCTCTTCACCAAAAACCAGCGGCAGTGGTTTTCAAAACCACTCACACCGGAAAACATTTCCCTGTTCCGCAGTAATTGCGAGAAATATGGCTACAAGCCTGCCCATATCTTACCCCACGACAGCTACCTCATCAACCTGGGCTCTCCTGATCCTGCAGGACTGGACCAATCCCGAAAAGCCTTTCTCGATGAAATGCAGCGCTGCGAACAGCTTGGCCTCGATCGCCTGAACTTCCACCCCGGTAGCCACCTGAATAAAATCACAGAAGAACAATGCCTGGTAACCGTCGCCGACTCGATAAATTTTGCTCTCAACAAAACAAAAGGTGTGACGGCTGTCATTGAAAATACTGCCGGGCAGGGTACCAATGTCGGTTTCACTTTCGAACAGATACGGTTCATCATCGACCATGTTTATGATAAAAGCCGCGTCGGCGTATGTTTCGACACCTGCCATGCCTATTCTGCCGGTTATAATATCAAAAGTCCTGAAGGTTATCAAAAAACCTGGGAGAAATTTGATGCAGTAATCGGTCTCTCTTACATGCGCGGCATGCACCTGAACGACACGAAAAAGGAATTTGCCAGCCATGTCGACAGGCATGATAACATCGGTGTCGGATTGCTTGGTGAGGAACTGTTCCGACGAATCATGAACGATCCGCGCTTCAACGATCTGCCTCTCATCCTCGAAACACCTGACGAAACCAAATGGATTGAGGAAATCAAAATGCTCTATTCCTTTTAA
- a CDS encoding SAM-dependent chlorinase/fluorinase produces the protein MRVKTIQGLILVSLMILFFHSGCEKKEIITIYETPSHETLVFLTDFDKNTDVVIAMIASLKTSFPDLQIECIQAKPFNIKEAAYQLEVAASDYSEGTYFMGIVDPGLISTGMVFEAQGGKKFVVPDNGLATRVIKYMNTWDYYRIENPLDESGQDPSELNFNEFYLKSISAVISGKPLSLFGPEIDQPVAYPIQDPEKVNDTISGEVIFTDNFGNCITNIPDSLINSYDYGTLFKITGNSFSFFASYGINYASVPENQNVMLVDRLKRLEMAVDLGDLSQRYQLNAGSSIKLFLSKVHIGILQFNNTTTPFVDTMKNMLSANGFNEDVNTVIVERNANGNIEQFNELIQELIGEKIDILISFSTQATQAAVTMLPDSIPIVFSLVTDPESAGVLNQRLRVTGLSNATDCFQFISFTRRILPELSIAGSIYNSQEANSVYVQQELHDQLLFHGIDYINAAVTTVDDIPSAYEEIKAHNIEVILITNDNTMTLATTDLVALATPDTIPVLGSDYNNAKNGALAAIGVDYDLIARETGKLAIAIIRGVNPDEVPVHYFETNTISLNTQTAASLGYMFDPGLLEEAKYIFP, from the coding sequence ATGCGAGTTAAAACTATTCAAGGTCTCATTCTGGTTTCCCTGATGATCCTCTTTTTTCATTCCGGTTGTGAGAAAAAAGAAATAATAACCATTTATGAAACTCCATCTCATGAAACGCTGGTCTTTCTCACTGACTTTGATAAAAACACGGATGTCGTCATTGCCATGATTGCTTCTCTGAAAACGAGCTTCCCCGATCTCCAGATCGAATGTATACAGGCCAAACCTTTTAACATCAAAGAAGCTGCCTACCAGTTGGAAGTCGCTGCAAGTGATTACTCGGAAGGTACCTATTTTATGGGTATTGTTGATCCCGGATTAATTTCTACGGGAATGGTCTTCGAAGCTCAGGGCGGGAAAAAATTTGTGGTTCCCGACAACGGACTCGCCACCAGGGTCATCAAATATATGAATACCTGGGATTATTACCGGATTGAGAATCCCCTGGATGAATCTGGTCAGGATCCATCTGAGCTGAACTTTAATGAATTTTATCTAAAATCCATATCAGCTGTTATATCCGGAAAACCACTCTCTTTATTTGGCCCAGAGATCGATCAACCGGTTGCATACCCGATTCAGGATCCTGAAAAAGTTAATGATACCATTTCCGGGGAGGTGATCTTTACTGATAATTTCGGCAATTGCATTACAAATATTCCCGATAGCTTGATAAACAGTTATGATTATGGCACTCTTTTTAAAATAACAGGAAATTCTTTTTCATTCTTTGCTTCTTACGGGATAAATTATGCTTCGGTTCCAGAAAACCAGAATGTCATGCTTGTCGACAGGCTGAAGCGTTTGGAAATGGCCGTCGACCTGGGAGATCTCTCTCAGAGGTATCAATTAAATGCCGGTTCATCCATTAAATTGTTCCTTAGTAAAGTGCATATAGGAATACTTCAGTTCAATAATACCACGACTCCCTTTGTGGATACCATGAAGAATATGCTGAGTGCAAATGGATTTAATGAAGATGTGAATACAGTCATAGTAGAAAGAAATGCAAATGGGAATATCGAACAATTTAATGAACTTATTCAGGAACTGATCGGGGAGAAGATAGACATCCTCATTTCTTTTTCAACCCAGGCCACCCAGGCTGCTGTCACAATGTTACCTGATTCCATCCCTATCGTATTCAGCCTTGTGACAGATCCTGAATCTGCAGGTGTGCTGAACCAGCGGCTTCGTGTCACCGGTTTATCAAATGCTACTGATTGCTTCCAGTTCATCAGTTTTACCAGGCGGATCTTACCTGAATTATCGATAGCCGGCAGCATTTATAACTCACAGGAGGCTAATTCGGTATATGTCCAGCAAGAACTTCATGACCAACTCCTTTTCCATGGGATTGATTATATTAATGCCGCTGTAACAACTGTAGATGATATCCCTTCAGCTTATGAGGAGATCAAAGCCCATAATATTGAAGTTATCCTGATTACGAATGATAATACCATGACCCTTGCCACAACAGACCTTGTCGCACTTGCCACACCTGATACCATCCCGGTCCTGGGTTCGGATTATAATAATGCAAAAAATGGTGCCCTGGCTGCCATCGGTGTGGACTATGACCTCATAGCACGGGAAACAGGTAAACTGGCTATTGCTATCATCCGGGGAGTGAACCCGGATGAAGTTCCTGTTCACTATTTCGAAACAAATACAATTTCCCTTAATACCCAAACAGCTGCCAGCCTTGGATATATGTTTGACCCTGGACTTCTTGAAGAGGCAAAATATATTTTCCCATAA
- a CDS encoding DUF5606 domain-containing protein — MDLSKIMAISGKPGLYKSIANTKNGIIVESIIDGKRFTAFAHERVSSLEEISVFTTGEDLSLKDVLKRIFDKQQGQKAIDIKADTKALLSFFEEVVPEYDKERVYTSDIKKVINWYNLLQGKNMLDFTEEEKKEETTKEEGTEEKKEETTN; from the coding sequence ATGGATTTAAGTAAGATCATGGCCATCTCCGGCAAACCGGGACTTTATAAATCAATAGCTAACACAAAGAACGGTATCATCGTTGAATCCATCATCGACGGCAAACGATTCACTGCCTTCGCCCATGAACGTGTCAGCTCACTTGAGGAAATAAGCGTCTTTACAACAGGTGAAGACCTGTCACTCAAGGATGTTCTCAAAAGGATCTTCGACAAACAGCAGGGTCAGAAAGCCATCGACATTAAAGCCGATACAAAGGCACTTCTCTCTTTCTTCGAGGAGGTTGTTCCTGAATATGATAAGGAAAGAGTCTATACATCCGATATAAAGAAAGTCATCAACTGGTATAATCTTCTTCAGGGAAAAAACATGCTGGATTTCACTGAAGAAGAGAAGAAAGAAGAAACTACAAAGGAAGAGGGCACAGAAGAAAAGAAAGAAGAAACAACAAACTGA
- a CDS encoding dihydroorotate dehydrogenase electron transfer subunit, protein MKRIEDCKVHRYIWLNADNYILELEAPSTLPVILPGNFAELRVNNSSSVFLRRPFSILDVNYSENTIRFYIKIIGNGTRMLGQMRIGDDVNIIFPLGNAFTTHGSKKALIIGGGSGIAPFILLARELAKSNTAMTFILGGKNKGDIFLIDQFSSFGKVLFTTEDGSLGEKGLVTEHSLFKNGLTAFDQVYTCGPEPMMKAVAEITRSSDIPCEASIENTMGCGFGVCLSCVVATNEGYKCVCTEGPVFNVNELAW, encoded by the coding sequence ATGAAACGCATCGAGGACTGTAAAGTTCATCGTTACATCTGGCTCAACGCCGACAATTACATCCTCGAACTGGAGGCCCCAAGCACACTTCCCGTCATTCTTCCTGGTAATTTCGCCGAACTTCGCGTTAATAATTCCTCGTCCGTTTTTCTCCGCCGGCCCTTTTCAATCCTGGATGTCAATTATTCGGAAAACACCATCAGATTTTATATCAAGATCATCGGCAATGGCACACGCATGCTGGGGCAAATGAGAATCGGCGATGACGTCAATATCATATTCCCTCTCGGCAATGCATTTACGACACATGGTAGTAAGAAAGCCCTCATCATAGGTGGTGGCTCCGGAATAGCTCCTTTCATACTGCTGGCACGCGAACTCGCCAAAAGCAACACAGCCATGACCTTCATTCTTGGAGGCAAAAACAAGGGTGACATATTCCTCATCGATCAGTTCAGCAGTTTCGGCAAGGTGTTGTTCACCACAGAGGATGGGTCGCTGGGTGAAAAGGGATTGGTTACAGAACATTCTCTATTTAAAAATGGACTGACGGCTTTTGACCAAGTCTATACCTGCGGGCCAGAGCCGATGATGAAAGCAGTGGCGGAGATTACCCGGAGTAGTGATATCCCCTGCGAAGCCTCGATAGAAAACACCATGGGCTGCGGCTTTGGAGTTTGCCTTTCGTGCGTGGTGGCCACCAACGAAGGCTATAAATGTGTTTGTACTGAAGGACCTGTCTTTAACGTCAATGAACTGGCATGGTAG
- a CDS encoding dihydroorotate dehydrogenase yields MVDLHVNIHRLNLKNPVMTASGTFGFGEEFADFIDLNRLGGIFVKGLTPKLREGNPYPRMAETPSGMLNAIGLQNKGVDYFIQTIYPRIKKLDTYIIPNVNGSTIEEYVEVTEKLNATDGIHAIELNISCPNVNQGGMAFGINRHSAMSVTGAVRNAFKGTLIVKLTPNVTDITEIARAVEDAGADALSLVNTFLGMAVDAEKQKPVLSTVTGGLSGPAIKPIALRMIWQVYHAVKIPIIGMGGIMNATDAIEFLLAGSSAIQVGTANFIDPQITVKIIDGIQDYLIRHHINRVSELTGALQLD; encoded by the coding sequence ATGGTAGATCTGCATGTTAACATACACCGCCTCAACCTGAAAAACCCTGTGATGACCGCCTCGGGCACCTTCGGCTTCGGTGAGGAATTTGCCGACTTCATCGACCTGAACCGCCTGGGTGGCATCTTCGTTAAAGGGCTCACACCTAAACTCAGAGAAGGCAACCCCTATCCGCGCATGGCTGAAACACCATCTGGCATGCTGAATGCCATCGGACTACAGAACAAAGGTGTCGATTATTTCATTCAGACCATTTACCCCCGGATCAAAAAACTCGACACATACATCATTCCCAATGTCAATGGTTCAACCATTGAAGAATATGTGGAAGTCACTGAAAAACTCAACGCCACGGATGGCATCCATGCCATTGAGTTAAACATCTCATGTCCGAATGTAAACCAGGGCGGCATGGCCTTTGGCATAAACCGGCATTCAGCCATGTCGGTTACAGGCGCTGTTCGCAATGCATTTAAAGGTACCCTCATCGTCAAGCTCACCCCCAACGTGACCGATATCACCGAAATAGCCAGGGCTGTTGAGGATGCCGGCGCTGATGCGCTTTCACTAGTTAACACCTTTCTGGGTATGGCTGTTGATGCTGAAAAACAAAAACCGGTATTGTCGACCGTTACGGGCGGGTTATCAGGACCAGCCATCAAACCCATTGCATTGCGGATGATATGGCAGGTTTATCATGCCGTAAAGATCCCCATCATCGGTATGGGCGGCATCATGAATGCTACCGACGCTATTGAGTTCCTGCTTGCCGGATCATCGGCCATCCAGGTCGGCACAGCCAATTTCATTGATCCACAGATCACGGTTAAGATCATTGATGGCATCCAGGATTATTTAATCAGACACCACATTAACAGGGTGAGCGAATTAACAGGTGCATTACAGCTGGACTAA
- a CDS encoding zf-TFIIB domain-containing protein, translated as MRCPVCKNPMVILELQQIEIDYCTFCQGIWLDAGELEALLGDTQQVQDLLTSFKIDDAIREKRIKCPICNKKMHKIQAGQHNPIIIDKCRIDHGLWFDSGELQQIIEMGSLHKENEILILLKDIFTNKLK; from the coding sequence ATGCGTTGCCCGGTTTGCAAAAATCCTATGGTCATCCTTGAACTTCAGCAGATAGAGATTGATTATTGCACCTTCTGCCAAGGTATATGGCTTGATGCGGGCGAACTCGAGGCCTTACTGGGTGATACACAGCAGGTACAAGACCTGTTGACATCTTTTAAGATCGACGATGCCATCAGGGAAAAAAGGATTAAATGTCCCATCTGTAATAAAAAAATGCATAAGATACAGGCCGGTCAGCACAATCCGATTATCATTGACAAATGCCGCATTGATCATGGTCTGTGGTTTGACAGCGGAGAGCTGCAGCAGATCATCGAAATGGGATCACTTCATAAAGAAAATGAAATCCTGATACTTCTTAAAGACATCTTTACAAATAAACTTAAATAG
- a CDS encoding LemA family protein gives MVPLVVLAIIIIVVFYIIGLYNGLIRLRNQVQNAWSQIDVQLKRRHDLIPNLIETVRGYMKHERETLESVTKARSDAMSAVSVADKAKAEGILGGALGQLRVAVEAYPDLKANQNFLGLQEELSSTENKISFSRQNYNDQVLFYNNKIQMFPSNIIAGMFNFVKSDFFQLEDKADKEVPKVNLESYTSGQK, from the coding sequence ATGGTACCACTTGTCGTTCTAGCAATTATCATCATTGTCGTATTTTATATCATTGGATTATACAATGGACTTATACGGCTCAGAAACCAGGTTCAGAATGCCTGGTCGCAGATTGACGTGCAGCTTAAAAGGCGTCATGATCTGATACCCAATCTCATCGAAACCGTCAGAGGTTATATGAAACATGAAAGGGAGACCCTTGAAAGTGTCACAAAAGCCAGGTCAGATGCAATGAGCGCGGTGTCCGTCGCCGACAAAGCCAAAGCTGAAGGTATTCTCGGCGGCGCCCTCGGCCAGCTCCGGGTTGCTGTTGAAGCTTACCCCGACCTGAAAGCCAACCAGAACTTCCTCGGCCTGCAGGAAGAGCTTAGCTCCACGGAAAATAAGATATCCTTCTCACGGCAGAATTATAATGACCAGGTCCTGTTTTATAATAATAAAATACAGATGTTCCCATCGAACATCATCGCCGGCATGTTCAACTTTGTCAAGAGTGATTTCTTTCAGCTTGAAGATAAAGCCGACAAGGAAGTTCCAAAGGTTAACCTTGAGTCCTATACCTCTGGCCAGAAATAA
- a CDS encoding M48 family metallopeptidase yields MWELIRANRRKSLVLFFIMGMFLVLLGYLIGQAFKPQGGGITGVVIAIFVWFILNMISMFSGSKIMLTVSNAKEITPDVHPRLYNIVEEMRMAANLPKTPKVYIINTEAPNAFATGRTPDDAAIAVTAGLLAKLNRDELQGVVAHETSHILNRDIRFMTYAGIMLGTIVLISELYLRTLFFSSSARYRSDSKGGGQGQLIMMVLAIVMAILAPIAAQLLYFAISRKREYLADASAVRLTRYPEGLAAALEKISGSTQDIETANKVTAPMYIVNPLKKKGMKIADLTSTHPPISERIRILRSMAGGANFTSYQQAWSTVTGSPSHIIPRSGLADNESLGFRPPASGEDIEADMKQSRRDLGNLMMAVNQYTFIDCPCGVKLKVPPDYKSLQVECPRCGRIHKVSD; encoded by the coding sequence ATGTGGGAACTCATCCGAGCAAACAGAAGGAAATCCCTGGTGTTGTTTTTCATCATGGGTATGTTCCTTGTCTTACTTGGATACCTCATTGGCCAGGCTTTCAAGCCTCAGGGCGGAGGCATCACCGGAGTGGTTATAGCCATTTTTGTATGGTTTATACTGAACATGATCAGCATGTTTTCGGGAAGCAAGATCATGCTGACGGTCAGCAATGCCAAGGAAATAACGCCAGATGTCCATCCCCGGCTCTATAATATTGTCGAAGAAATGAGGATGGCAGCAAATCTGCCAAAGACACCCAAGGTATATATTATAAACACCGAGGCACCAAATGCTTTTGCCACAGGAAGAACACCCGACGATGCGGCCATAGCTGTCACTGCCGGGTTGCTTGCCAAACTGAACAGGGATGAGCTGCAGGGCGTGGTGGCGCATGAGACGTCGCACATCCTGAACCGCGACATCCGTTTCATGACCTATGCCGGCATCATGCTGGGTACTATTGTTTTAATATCCGAATTATACCTGCGTACACTGTTCTTTTCCTCATCTGCCAGATACCGCTCCGATTCCAAAGGTGGCGGGCAGGGACAGCTCATCATGATGGTCCTGGCTATCGTCATGGCTATCCTCGCTCCCATTGCTGCGCAGCTTTTATATTTCGCCATCTCCCGTAAAAGGGAATACCTTGCCGATGCATCAGCAGTCAGGCTCACACGTTATCCCGAAGGACTGGCAGCTGCACTTGAAAAGATATCAGGGTCAACGCAGGATATCGAGACAGCCAACAAGGTGACTGCACCCATGTATATTGTCAATCCCCTGAAAAAGAAAGGGATGAAAATAGCTGACCTGACCAGCACCCATCCGCCCATCTCCGAACGGATAAGGATTTTGAGGAGCATGGCTGGCGGTGCCAATTTCACCAGCTACCAGCAGGCCTGGTCGACGGTGACAGGTAGCCCGTCGCATATCATACCCCGGTCAGGACTTGCCGACAACGAAAGTCTGGGATTCCGCCCACCAGCATCAGGTGAAGATATTGAAGCTGACATGAAACAATCCCGCCGCGACTTGGGTAACCTGATGATGGCTGTGAATCAGTATACCTTTATCGATTGCCCCTGTGGCGTAAAACTTAAAGTACCACCTGATTATAAAAGTCTGCAGGTTGAATGTCCAAGATGCGGCAGAATTCACAAGGTCAGCGATTGA
- a CDS encoding LysM peptidoglycan-binding domain-containing protein, with protein sequence MECPVCKTSGLAPDLKICPHCSSDLEGFGYIKRLSKTLKTVSWSLIAASLLLLFFILAWIFIPLKVHPSQATREMEEVKKQLQEQMAANKQLQLTVSNLESEKLKTDSLLRVITNELAEVKSSKGNIISGKGEYTEYTVKRGETLYLIAQEAYGDGKLYLRLAKDNEIKDPDMILEGQKLKIYK encoded by the coding sequence ATGGAATGTCCGGTATGTAAAACTTCGGGCCTGGCGCCTGATTTAAAAATTTGTCCTCATTGCTCTTCCGATCTTGAGGGTTTTGGATACATCAAACGTTTGTCAAAAACTTTGAAAACCGTTTCCTGGTCATTGATAGCAGCTTCGCTATTACTACTTTTTTTTATCCTGGCATGGATATTTATCCCCTTAAAAGTCCATCCTTCACAAGCAACCAGGGAAATGGAAGAGGTGAAGAAGCAATTACAGGAACAGATGGCTGCCAATAAACAACTTCAATTGACCGTCTCAAATCTTGAAAGTGAGAAACTCAAAACGGATTCACTTCTGCGTGTTATAACCAATGAACTGGCTGAAGTAAAGAGTTCGAAAGGAAATATTATCAGTGGTAAGGGTGAATACACGGAATACACGGTCAAGCGCGGTGAAACGCTTTATCTTATAGCCCAGGAGGCATATGGTGATGGGAAATTATATCTGCGTCTTGCCAAAGATAATGAAATTAAGGACCCTGACATGATTCTGGAAGGGCAAAAGCTGAAAATATATAAATAG